GATTTCAGATTCGTTTTCCCAACGAGCAGTTACGCCTTTAAGTGCAGGACCAACTACTTTTTTATCAACAGCATGGCATTGCGCACAATTCCCTTGGAAAAGTTCATTTCCTTGCAAAACGATAGCTTTTTGAGGTTCAGCAAGAGAGGCTACTTTTGTATTTATATCTTCCACAGGAGCCGAGTTTGTAGCTGTATTCTGAGTTTTACTTGTTGTAGTTTGGGCAGAGCCATTAAAAAGCATCACTACTGTAATAATCAAAACAAGACCAACTCCTAGAATGAGTCCAGAGAGTGTAAGGATTTCATTATTAGAACTCATAGCATTAAAATTTATTTTAGTTGAAATAAAAAAACGTTATTCTGTCCATTAAAAAACGGATTGAATAACGTTTAGGTTCTACATTTTTTGAAATTTCAAGCTCTATTTTACTATAAATTCTTAGCTGAAAAACAAGTTATTTATCATCTTCATTTTCCACTTCAGCTTCCAAATCTACAATCCCAACTTCTTTGATAGTTCCGTTTGGTTGTACTTGATGTATAACGCCTGACTTAACTGTCATTTCTTTTTCTTCTCCTTCGGCTGCATAAGTCATACAACTTACTGTTTTGTCTTCATTGAGTTTACAAGTTACTTTTTCTTCTTGTGTAAAACCATCTTGTGAACCTTTGATATAATATTGCATATTTTGTTCTGCAATTGGATGTCCTGTTTCATCAAAAGTAACTAATTTTGTAAACTGAAAAATAGATCCATCATAACCATAAAAAAGAAGTGCAGTAATTCCTTCAGGCATATCAGCTAATTTTCCAATTAAATACAAACGATTATTTCCTTTTGGTTCTACCATAACTCTTTCGCCCAAACCATTAATGATATTGAAATATTTTTCATAAGTAGTGGTCGAAACTGGAGAAAATGCTTTTGCATTTGATTTTTCACTCAAATCATAAGGCGTTTTTACTTCCTTTATTTTTCCTACAAATTCAGCAAAATCTTCAGCAGGAATTGTGTCTTTTAGGTGTAAAACTTTTCTGTCTTTGTCTTTGCTGGCATCATAGACATTTTTTTCATCTATAGCAATCGTTTTTGATTTGTCTTTGTATGGGTTTTTATTTCGCTGTGCAAAAGAAACAGTTGAAAAAAGACAAAAAGCAAAAGTAAAGACTAGCAATGAGTAAATATTAATGTTTTTCATTGTATTGAAATTAAGGTAATGAGATTAAAAAATAGCTAAAACAAGTTTTAGGAAGGATGGTGAAATTTAAATTATCCTTTATTACTAAACTGTTTCAAAGCTACTCTTGTTTTGATAAAATGAGTAATAGAATAAAAATTGAGATAAAATTAGTCAAAAATATAATTACCTTTTGCATCTATCTGAAAAGATAAATGTTGTTTGTTTTTCTCAAATTTTTCATATCCTATCTTTATGTTGTCCCA
This is a stretch of genomic DNA from Bernardetia sp. MNP-M8. It encodes these proteins:
- a CDS encoding cytochrome c is translated as MSSNNEILTLSGLILGVGLVLIITVVMLFNGSAQTTTSKTQNTATNSAPVEDINTKVASLAEPQKAIVLQGNELFQGNCAQCHAVDKKVVGPALKGVTARWENESEIINFIKYPEKVITGGKNDYASKLYEEYGQMMPNHDFFSDQQIQSILTYVKFESGEEIAMK